A window from Chlamydia gallinacea 08-1274/3 encodes these proteins:
- the folB gene encoding dihydroneopterin aldolase, with the protein MRLGCSSEERHFKQPILVSLSLSFKEEPRACVSDDLNDATCYVKLTSLIEEVVDTHSCALIEHLSALIMRALEAELAGQVSQIDLEVSKERPPIPNVLQPICFKISKQFFG; encoded by the coding sequence GTGCGTTTAGGGTGTTCTTCTGAGGAGCGTCATTTTAAGCAGCCAATTTTAGTCTCTCTTTCTCTTTCTTTTAAAGAGGAGCCTCGTGCTTGCGTTTCCGACGATCTTAATGATGCTACATGTTATGTTAAATTGACTTCATTAATTGAGGAAGTTGTGGATACGCATTCCTGTGCTTTAATTGAGCATTTATCTGCATTAATCATGCGAGCTTTAGAAGCGGAATTAGCCGGTCAAGTATCTCAGATAGATCTTGAAGTTTCTAAAGAGCGTCCCCCGATTCCTAATGTACTGCAGCCAATTTGTTTTAAAATAAGCAAACAGTTCTTTGGATGA
- a CDS encoding RNA polymerase sigma factor yields the protein MNMQNGQAVDAAHEEDQRKLEELVTLAKDQGFITYEEINEILPMSFDTPEQIDQVLIFLTGMDIQVLNQADVERQKERKKEAKELEGLAKRTEGTPDDPVRMYLKEMGTVPLLTREEEVEISKRIEKAQVQIERIILRFRYSTKEAISIAQYLINGKERFDKIISEKEVEDKAHFLKLLPKLITLLKEEDTYLESLLLALKQENLSKQEIAKLNDDLEKCRIRTQAYLRCFHCRHNVTEDFGEVVFKAYDSFLQLEQQINDLKIRAERNKFAAAKLDAAKRRLHKREVAAGRTLEEFKKDVRMLQRWMDKSQEAKKEMVESNLRLVISIAKKYTNRGLSFLDLIQEGNMGLMKAVEKFEYRRGYKFSTYATWWIRQAVTRAIADQARTIRIPVHMIETINKVLRGAKKLMMETGKEPTPEELAEELGLTPDRVREIYKISQHPISLQAEVGEGGESSFGDFLEDTGVESPAEATGYSMLKDKMKEVLKTLTDRERFVLIHRFGLLDGKPKTLEEVGSAFNVTRERIRQIEAKALRKMRHPIRSKQLRAFLDLLEEEKTGSQKTKNSKG from the coding sequence ATGAATATGCAAAATGGTCAAGCTGTAGATGCAGCTCATGAAGAAGATCAAAGAAAATTAGAAGAATTAGTTACTCTTGCTAAGGATCAGGGCTTCATTACATATGAGGAGATTAATGAAATCCTCCCCATGTCTTTTGATACGCCTGAACAAATTGATCAGGTTCTTATTTTTCTCACTGGTATGGATATTCAGGTCCTGAACCAGGCAGATGTTGAAAGACAGAAAGAGAGAAAAAAAGAAGCTAAAGAGCTTGAGGGATTAGCAAAACGTACCGAGGGAACACCTGATGACCCTGTGCGTATGTATTTAAAGGAAATGGGGACAGTTCCTCTATTGACTCGGGAGGAAGAGGTAGAGATTTCTAAGAGGATAGAAAAAGCACAGGTGCAAATAGAACGTATTATTTTACGTTTTCGTTACTCTACAAAAGAAGCGATTTCTATTGCTCAATACTTAATTAATGGGAAAGAGCGTTTTGATAAAATTATTTCTGAAAAAGAAGTTGAAGATAAGGCGCATTTTTTAAAACTTCTTCCTAAATTAATTACTTTACTCAAAGAAGAAGATACCTATTTAGAATCGTTACTTTTAGCCTTAAAGCAGGAAAACTTATCTAAACAAGAGATCGCGAAATTAAATGATGATTTAGAAAAATGCCGTATTCGCACACAAGCTTATCTACGTTGTTTTCACTGTCGCCATAATGTGACTGAGGATTTTGGAGAAGTTGTTTTTAAAGCCTATGATTCTTTCCTTCAGTTAGAGCAGCAAATAAATGATTTAAAAATTCGTGCAGAAAGAAATAAATTTGCAGCAGCAAAATTGGATGCTGCTAAACGGCGGTTGCATAAACGTGAAGTTGCTGCAGGAAGAACTCTAGAAGAGTTTAAAAAAGATGTACGTATGTTGCAGCGCTGGATGGACAAGAGCCAAGAAGCAAAAAAAGAAATGGTAGAATCGAATCTTCGCCTTGTTATTTCCATAGCAAAGAAGTACACCAACCGTGGTTTGTCCTTTTTAGATTTAATTCAAGAAGGGAACATGGGCTTAATGAAAGCAGTAGAAAAATTTGAATATCGTCGAGGATATAAGTTTTCTACTTATGCTACTTGGTGGATTCGTCAAGCGGTTACTCGTGCGATTGCTGACCAGGCACGGACCATTCGTATTCCTGTGCATATGATAGAGACAATTAATAAAGTTCTTCGAGGAGCAAAAAAATTGATGATGGAGACAGGCAAAGAGCCTACTCCAGAAGAATTAGCTGAGGAATTAGGTTTAACTCCTGATCGTGTAAGAGAAATTTATAAAATCTCTCAACATCCTATCTCTTTACAAGCAGAAGTAGGGGAAGGAGGAGAAAGCTCGTTTGGAGATTTTTTAGAAGATACAGGAGTCGAATCTCCAGCAGAAGCTACTGGGTATTCCATGCTTAAGGATAAAATGAAGGAAGTATTGAAAACACTTACAGATCGGGAACGTTTTGTATTGATTCATCGTTTTGGTCTTTTGGATGGCAAGCCAAAAACATTAGAAGAAGTGGGCTCTGCTTTTAATGTCACTCGTGAGCGTATTCGACAAATTGAAGCTAAAGCTCTCAGAAAGATGCGACACCCCATTCGTTCTAAACAATTACGCGCTTTTCTTGATCTTTTGGAGGAAGAAAAGACGGGTTCCCAGAAAACAAAAAATAGTAAAGGTTAA
- the rpsT gene encoding 30S ribosomal protein S20 codes for MATKKNTKKNDLKKRSSAEKRILTSQKRARINQSFKSKVKTLIKKFELALKEGDQANIATGLRLVYSVADRAVKRGIFKPNKASRIKSRATKRADASI; via the coding sequence ATGGCGACAAAAAAAAATACTAAGAAAAACGATCTTAAAAAACGATCTTCTGCTGAAAAGCGTATCCTTACATCGCAAAAACGCGCTCGAATCAATCAGAGTTTTAAATCTAAAGTAAAAACTTTAATTAAAAAATTTGAGTTAGCTTTGAAAGAGGGAGATCAGGCCAATATTGCTACCGGGTTACGTTTAGTTTATAGTGTAGCCGATCGAGCTGTAAAAAGAGGAATTTTCAAACCAAATAAAGCTTCTCGCATTAAATCTCGTGCCACTAAGCGCGCCGATGCAAGCATTTAA
- the recD gene encoding exodeoxyribonuclease V subunit alpha, translated as MSSLNTNIPFVLQEAVHRQYILPLDLAFARKHSRAHVEADFVFLAVFSSLLRSGYPFLVIEKDRLCPSIPGVPEQCFYEYFLRLSKELLSSLFVVKNNRIYLSSLYHTRENLFYKLSILSKALPKYSVSDVKNDLLSEEQNQVFQKVFHSCFSLICGGPGTGKTFLAVQILLTLLRNHPQMRIAVVAPTGKATSHIRQKLSGYHVFEDKIYIQTIHRFLQEYAYKRRFIDFLLVDEGSMVTVELLHGLVNTLSGIRTADAHILADNFIILGDAQQLPPIGLGAGNPLQDLITYFPENTLRLQVSHRVKTDQIHTLSQAILNRQVPPYTPLPSLSCTVTMIKNAYIQAFSSQTSLCVLTPMRHGAWGYLHLNHLVFQEMQKTDPDIPIPIIITERYATWGVSNGDTGILCPKTRKLLFRQCPAIDATIFSHYAYNYVMSVHKSQGSEYDCVIVIIPQGCSTFDVSMLYTAITRAKHSVTIFADESTLKEIIKKPHKYTYGEIKPS; from the coding sequence ATATCGTCCTTAAATACAAATATTCCTTTTGTTCTTCAAGAAGCCGTGCATCGGCAATATATTTTACCTCTAGATTTAGCATTTGCTAGGAAACATTCACGAGCACATGTAGAAGCAGATTTTGTGTTTTTGGCAGTATTTTCTTCTCTTTTACGCTCTGGTTATCCTTTTCTTGTTATAGAAAAGGATCGCTTATGTCCTTCAATTCCTGGAGTGCCTGAGCAGTGTTTTTATGAGTATTTTTTACGTCTTTCTAAAGAATTACTTTCTTCTTTATTCGTAGTGAAGAATAACAGAATTTATTTATCTTCACTGTATCATACTCGTGAAAATCTCTTTTATAAGTTATCCATATTGTCCAAAGCCTTGCCAAAGTACTCTGTGAGTGATGTAAAAAATGATTTGTTATCCGAAGAACAAAATCAGGTTTTTCAAAAAGTATTTCATTCTTGTTTTTCTTTGATATGTGGTGGTCCTGGAACAGGGAAAACTTTTCTAGCAGTTCAAATTCTTCTTACTTTACTCAGAAATCATCCTCAAATGCGTATTGCTGTTGTTGCTCCCACAGGTAAGGCAACTTCACACATCCGTCAAAAACTTTCTGGTTATCATGTTTTTGAAGACAAAATATATATCCAAACCATACATCGTTTTTTACAAGAATATGCATATAAGCGACGTTTCATTGATTTTTTATTAGTAGATGAAGGATCTATGGTGACTGTAGAGCTTCTTCATGGCTTAGTGAATACATTATCAGGAATACGCACAGCAGATGCTCATATTCTTGCAGATAACTTTATTATATTAGGAGATGCCCAACAGCTTCCTCCCATAGGCTTAGGAGCAGGTAATCCGTTGCAGGACTTAATTACGTATTTCCCTGAAAACACTTTACGTTTACAAGTATCCCATCGAGTAAAAACAGATCAGATACATACTCTTTCACAAGCTATTTTAAATAGACAAGTTCCTCCTTATACGCCTCTTCCTTCTCTCTCATGTACTGTTACTATGATTAAAAATGCATATATCCAAGCATTTTCTTCTCAAACGTCTTTATGTGTACTCACTCCAATGCGCCATGGAGCGTGGGGATATTTGCATTTGAATCATCTCGTATTTCAGGAAATGCAAAAAACCGATCCAGACATACCTATTCCTATTATAATTACTGAGCGTTATGCTACTTGGGGTGTATCCAATGGAGATACAGGGATTCTTTGTCCGAAAACGCGAAAGCTATTGTTTCGCCAGTGTCCCGCTATAGATGCTACGATTTTTTCCCACTATGCGTATAACTATGTTATGTCGGTGCACAAAAGTCAGGGCAGTGAATACGATTGTGTTATTGTAATCATTCCCCAAGGGTGTTCTACTTTTGATGTTTCTATGCTTTACACGGCTATTACGCGGGCAAAACATTCTGTTACAATTTTTGCTGATGAATCTACACTAAAAGAAATCATAAAAAAACCCCATAAATATACTTATGGGGAGATAAAGCCTTCGTAA
- a CDS encoding DUF1347 family protein: MIRYMLFCVFFFSCFAVGGGLYFLCSIIPSKTYVDNKKIVVGRGESSLSGSQCLLASQQEKSFLYCQGFLLQKQRNLHQSDKIFTKIYDENTRESPVFRGEVLGGRILNAFFLENIELMQELIENLKQEFSQSPTLSLFEFLLHYKKKHFRQALDSLSLWKEHSQSKTTSLLHENIQLLLSNLCLENMEAHCLIEMGEFSLGRVILNRIIGQLLKRACEWDSNIYDRAVLLLARSYFLELQQSRSPKIYPDYYETILFYKKKVRSMDKKCYEQFLPQEDLFSMLMEHMFLIPESRLSPLLQIIENWGCFYCNPKYELVIQPLVNHFFSSPDRVTRICCFISSCGGEEVIKKKLIYTFRTILSETVLQLKTNEAQQTLSLLKQLDSDIFLSKKLIISLDTLREIISHDDLSYTNLRKYLNFWEEIQSCDIDRQSLVKHLIKIAYQLWQLGSCDDKALNLLRVILQFTNYDIESENTVSRFIKQAYKDLLSGHEISRILQLEDFIGDIGLQPITVGEEDIANFIADAEFLYSQGEYQQSYLYGQWLVKMSPSPKTYRLLALCLVEHKRYAEALEYFNLLSTCDRYDFKVQQALALCHKRLSKNAGMHYEK; this comes from the coding sequence ATGATTCGCTATATGTTGTTTTGTGTATTTTTTTTCTCATGCTTTGCTGTTGGAGGAGGGTTATATTTTCTGTGCTCCATTATTCCTTCAAAGACGTATGTAGATAATAAGAAAATAGTTGTGGGGAGAGGAGAAAGTTCTTTATCTGGCTCGCAGTGTTTGCTTGCGAGTCAACAAGAGAAAAGTTTTCTGTATTGTCAGGGCTTTCTTCTGCAAAAGCAAAGGAATTTACACCAGTCGGATAAGATTTTTACTAAGATTTATGATGAAAATACACGCGAATCCCCTGTATTTCGGGGAGAGGTTCTAGGAGGGCGTATCCTTAATGCATTTTTCTTAGAAAACATCGAGCTGATGCAGGAATTGATTGAAAACCTAAAACAAGAGTTTTCTCAATCTCCAACCTTATCGTTGTTTGAATTTTTATTGCATTACAAAAAAAAACATTTTCGTCAGGCGTTAGATTCTTTATCTTTGTGGAAAGAGCATTCGCAAAGCAAAACGACGTCTTTGCTGCATGAAAATATCCAACTACTGCTGTCCAATTTGTGTTTAGAAAACATGGAAGCTCATTGTTTAATTGAGATGGGGGAGTTTTCTTTAGGTAGGGTCATTCTTAACCGCATTATTGGACAACTGTTAAAAAGAGCATGTGAGTGGGACTCTAATATTTATGATCGTGCTGTACTGCTTTTGGCAAGAAGTTATTTTTTAGAACTCCAACAATCTCGTTCACCTAAGATTTATCCTGATTATTATGAAACAATCCTTTTTTATAAGAAAAAAGTACGTTCTATGGATAAGAAATGTTATGAACAATTCCTTCCTCAAGAAGATTTGTTTTCTATGTTGATGGAACATATGTTTCTTATTCCTGAATCACGACTTTCTCCTTTGTTGCAAATTATAGAAAATTGGGGGTGTTTCTATTGTAATCCTAAGTATGAATTGGTTATTCAACCTTTGGTCAATCATTTTTTCTCTTCTCCCGATAGAGTCACACGCATTTGTTGTTTTATTTCTAGTTGTGGAGGGGAAGAGGTTATAAAGAAGAAACTCATCTATACCTTTCGGACCATTTTATCTGAAACTGTGCTTCAATTAAAAACTAATGAAGCGCAACAAACCCTATCTTTATTGAAACAACTTGATTCAGATATTTTTTTGAGTAAAAAACTCATTATTTCACTCGACACTCTGCGGGAAATTATTTCTCACGATGATTTGAGTTATACCAACTTAAGAAAGTATTTAAATTTTTGGGAGGAAATACAGTCTTGCGATATTGATAGGCAGTCATTAGTAAAACATTTAATTAAAATAGCCTATCAACTTTGGCAATTAGGTTCTTGTGATGATAAAGCATTAAATTTACTTCGTGTAATTTTGCAATTTACTAATTATGATATAGAAAGTGAAAATACTGTTTCTCGTTTTATTAAACAGGCCTATAAAGATTTATTGTCGGGACACGAGATTTCTCGAATATTGCAGTTAGAAGATTTTATAGGAGATATAGGACTTCAACCAATCACTGTAGGTGAAGAAGATATTGCTAATTTCATTGCTGATGCTGAATTTTTGTATTCTCAAGGTGAGTATCAACAGAGCTATCTGTATGGTCAGTGGCTAGTAAAGATGTCTCCTTCTCCAAAGACCTATCGTTTACTAGCGTTATGTCTTGTGGAACATAAGCGTTATGCCGAAGCTTTGGAATATTTTAACTTATTATCTACTTGTGACCGATATGATTTTAAAGTACAGCAAGCGTTAGCTTTATGTCATAAACGTTTGTCCAAGAATGCTGGAATGCATTATGAAAAATAA
- a CDS encoding winged helix family transcriptional regulator, producing the protein MITDRIILFVTQNNNIPLQLKELSHSEDKYQVITSSEFSANIKSDLIFFDYSLLPEHYWQLLPQQANYFVLFNIFEEEKIIQILNQGALGYILQPVTASVIKAIIQSFLRRNNFENTIPESIVFGNCTFYLLNLTVTSPEGTIHLTPSEAGILKQLLINRGRPCLRKHLLEEIKDHSQEIISRNVDVHIASLRKKLGSYGKKISTIRGIGYVFSDNDL; encoded by the coding sequence ATGATTACGGATAGAATTATATTATTTGTTACTCAAAACAATAATATACCTTTGCAATTAAAAGAATTGTCTCATTCTGAAGACAAATATCAAGTGATCACTTCTTCTGAGTTCTCAGCGAATATAAAGTCTGATTTGATCTTCTTCGATTATTCTCTTCTCCCAGAACATTATTGGCAACTCCTTCCTCAACAAGCAAACTACTTTGTTTTGTTTAATATTTTTGAAGAAGAAAAGATCATTCAAATTTTAAACCAAGGAGCTTTAGGATATATCCTGCAACCTGTAACAGCTAGTGTTATTAAGGCAATAATTCAATCTTTCTTAAGAAGAAATAACTTCGAAAACACTATCCCGGAATCTATTGTTTTTGGAAATTGTACTTTTTATCTTTTAAATCTTACTGTCACCTCTCCAGAGGGCACCATACATCTCACACCTTCTGAAGCTGGCATACTAAAACAACTTCTTATAAATCGGGGTCGTCCTTGTTTAAGAAAACATTTATTAGAAGAAATTAAAGACCATTCTCAAGAAATTATATCAAGAAATGTCGACGTGCATATTGCTTCTTTAAGAAAAAAACTTGGCTCCTACGGAAAAAAAATTTCTACTATTCGTGGGATAGGCTATGTATTTTCTGACAACGACCTGTAA
- a CDS encoding transferase, producing the protein MLASILFSPEDFPFPELITEAHYVWDILALLSKKLSTHTFSGIHGTVEKGAFLKNIQSIEIGEGAYVESGAYISGPCIIGPQTEIRHGAYLRGGVITGTQCVIGHCSELKNSYLGHHTKASHFAYVGDSVLSAEVNLGAGVRCANFRLDGKTISITSEEGRINTQLRKVGAFLGKQVSVGCNVVINPGHCSPAHTKIYPGRVI; encoded by the coding sequence ATGCTAGCGTCCATTTTATTTTCTCCTGAAGATTTTCCTTTCCCCGAGCTCATCACGGAAGCCCATTATGTATGGGATATCTTAGCGTTACTATCTAAAAAATTATCTACACACACCTTCTCTGGAATTCACGGAACTGTAGAAAAAGGAGCATTTTTAAAAAATATTCAAAGTATAGAAATAGGTGAGGGTGCTTACGTAGAATCTGGTGCTTATATTTCCGGTCCTTGCATTATTGGTCCTCAAACAGAAATACGTCATGGAGCATATCTACGAGGAGGAGTGATTACAGGAACCCAATGTGTTATTGGGCACTGCAGTGAATTAAAAAATTCTTATTTAGGTCATCATACCAAAGCAAGCCATTTTGCCTACGTAGGGGATTCTGTATTATCTGCTGAAGTGAATCTTGGCGCGGGGGTGCGTTGCGCTAACTTCCGTTTGGATGGAAAAACGATTTCCATAACTAGTGAAGAGGGACGAATCAATACGCAATTGAGAAAAGTGGGGGCTTTCCTTGGAAAGCAGGTATCTGTGGGGTGCAATGTTGTCATTAATCCTGGGCATTGCTCCCCTGCCCATACAAAAATTTATCCTGGGAGAGTAATTTAA
- a CDS encoding polyprenyl synthetase family protein produces the protein MVVMELFESYKIMIEEGIKNSLESFGSPGQSIRAPVEYALTNGGKRIRPMLTCMMAKGLGNNRDVLDSAIAIEFIHTSTLIADDLPCMDNDDERRGRPTVHKVFCEASALLASYALIPSAYAHIRLNAKKLKQLGIDSEEINTAYNTISEIIDTNIGANGVLAGQYEDMFFTNHGPEYVQSIINKKTGSLFGVACISGWLFGGGTTLCIPQILEFSKYFGLLFQLRDDILDMHQDHKDVGLNYALLFGLDAAEKTLYSSITNCMHLLHDLKNHGLKDSSEIEMLIEYMSIRNY, from the coding sequence ATGGTTGTGATGGAGTTATTTGAATCTTACAAAATCATGATAGAAGAGGGAATTAAAAATTCTCTAGAATCTTTTGGCTCTCCAGGGCAATCCATACGAGCACCTGTAGAATACGCTTTAACCAATGGAGGAAAGCGTATTCGTCCTATGCTAACGTGTATGATGGCAAAAGGGTTAGGAAATAACAGAGATGTTCTTGATTCTGCTATAGCTATAGAATTTATACACACCTCAACACTAATTGCTGACGATCTCCCTTGTATGGACAATGATGATGAACGTCGAGGTCGACCTACAGTACATAAAGTATTTTGTGAAGCTTCAGCTCTCCTTGCTTCCTATGCCTTAATTCCCTCTGCTTATGCCCATATCCGATTAAATGCAAAAAAATTAAAACAACTTGGGATTGATTCAGAAGAAATCAATACTGCCTATAACACGATTTCCGAAATCATAGATACCAACATAGGAGCAAACGGTGTATTGGCAGGACAATATGAAGACATGTTTTTTACAAATCATGGCCCTGAATATGTCCAGTCTATAATAAATAAAAAAACAGGGTCTCTTTTTGGCGTTGCTTGTATATCTGGCTGGTTATTTGGGGGAGGAACAACTTTATGTATTCCCCAAATTTTAGAATTTTCTAAATACTTTGGCCTTCTTTTTCAATTAAGAGATGACATTTTAGACATGCATCAAGACCACAAAGATGTGGGTTTAAATTATGCTTTATTATTTGGTTTAGATGCTGCAGAAAAGACTTTATATTCTTCTATTACCAACTGCATGCACTTACTCCACGATTTAAAAAATCACGGTCTTAAAGATTCGTCTGAGATAGAAATGCTTATAGAATATATGAGTATTCGAAATTACTAG
- a CDS encoding FAD-dependent thymidylate synthase — protein MLGRDEEFSTEQKKSLSHFVTNLEKNIFALKNLPEVVKGALFSKYSRSTLGLRSLLLKEFLEGEGSFLDSPGDDFEKGVQKASDFYRRVLDGFGDDSIGELGGAHLAIEGISMLAAKVLENARIGGSPLEKSSRYVYFDQKVKGEYLYYRDPILMTSAFKDVFLDTCDFLFDTYADLVPKVRCYFEKIYPKEDEVSQSAYSISLRAKVLDCLRGLLPAATLTNLGFFGNGRFWQTLLHRLQCHNLTEVRQIGESSLTELMKIIPSFISRAESHHHHHQTMCNYQQILKKQLMSLSEKYGAGAPISQQEGVRLIYGDSEGIYKVAAGFLFPYSEHTYADLITICRSLPKEDLTSILEAGAFVRENRRHKSPRGLECVEFGFDITADFGAYRDLQRHRTLTQERQLLTTKLGYHIPHSLLDTPMEKDYREAMEKADSAYNQIAVEFPEEAQYVVPLAYNIRWLFHINGRSLQWLCELRSQVQGHENYRKIAIDMAKEVIKFDPAYETFFKFVDYSDCDLGRLKQESRKNM, from the coding sequence ATGTTGGGTAGAGATGAAGAGTTTTCTACAGAGCAAAAGAAGAGTTTATCTCATTTCGTTACTAATTTAGAAAAAAACATTTTTGCGTTAAAGAACCTTCCAGAAGTAGTTAAAGGTGCTTTATTTTCTAAATATTCTCGATCAACATTAGGATTGCGTTCTTTATTGTTAAAAGAGTTTCTTGAGGGGGAGGGAAGTTTTTTAGATTCCCCTGGAGATGATTTTGAAAAAGGAGTGCAAAAGGCTTCAGATTTTTATCGTAGAGTTCTTGATGGATTTGGAGATGATTCTATAGGCGAATTAGGTGGAGCGCACCTAGCTATAGAAGGCATTTCGATGCTAGCGGCTAAGGTTTTGGAAAATGCTCGTATTGGAGGATCTCCCTTAGAAAAGTCTTCTAGGTATGTGTATTTTGATCAAAAGGTAAAAGGCGAGTATTTATACTACCGTGATCCTATTTTAATGACCTCGGCTTTTAAAGATGTGTTTTTAGACACTTGTGATTTTCTATTTGATACCTATGCAGATTTAGTTCCTAAAGTGCGTTGTTATTTCGAAAAAATCTATCCTAAAGAGGATGAAGTTTCTCAATCTGCATATAGCATTTCTTTAAGGGCTAAAGTTCTTGATTGTTTACGAGGTCTTCTCCCCGCAGCAACTCTGACAAATTTAGGATTTTTTGGTAATGGGAGGTTTTGGCAGACTTTATTGCACAGGCTTCAATGCCATAACCTAACTGAAGTTCGTCAAATTGGAGAAAGTTCTTTAACAGAACTAATGAAAATAATCCCCTCATTTATTAGTCGTGCTGAGTCTCATCACCACCATCACCAAACTATGTGTAATTATCAGCAGATACTAAAAAAACAGTTGATGAGTTTGTCTGAAAAATATGGTGCTGGCGCTCCTATTTCTCAGCAAGAGGGAGTTCGTTTGATTTATGGAGATTCTGAAGGAATTTATAAGGTAGCTGCTGGATTTCTTTTCCCCTATTCAGAACATACTTATGCGGACTTAATCACTATTTGTCGGTCGTTACCTAAGGAAGATCTTACATCAATTTTAGAAGCTGGAGCTTTTGTTAGGGAAAATCGTAGACATAAGTCTCCACGCGGTTTAGAGTGTGTTGAATTTGGATTTGATATTACTGCTGATTTTGGCGCTTATAGAGATCTTCAGCGTCATAGGACTCTTACTCAAGAACGCCAGTTACTCACAACAAAGTTAGGCTATCATATTCCTCACTCGTTACTTGATACCCCTATGGAAAAGGATTATAGAGAAGCTATGGAAAAGGCTGATAGTGCTTATAATCAAATTGCTGTAGAATTTCCTGAAGAAGCACAATATGTTGTTCCTCTAGCATATAATATTCGTTGGTTATTCCATATTAATGGGAGATCTCTTCAATGGCTTTGTGAGTTGCGATCACAAGTTCAAGGACATGAAAATTATAGAAAAATTGCCATTGATATGGCTAAAGAAGTGATAAAGTTTGATCCTGCATACGAAACATTTTTTAAGTTTGTAGATTATTCTGACTGCGACTTAGGTAGATTAAAACAAGAATCACGAAAAAATATGTAA
- the hemB gene encoding porphobilinogen synthase: MSSLGLLRRPRRNRKTKAIRDLVAETCLLPQDFICPFFIKEGKNLKEEIPTLPQVYRWSLDLLLKEIERLCLLGLRAVILFPVIPDHLKDAYGSYSSNPKNILCRGIFEIKKAFPHLCVISDIALDPYTTHGHDGILDLDTGEVLNDESVRIFGNIATLHAEMGVDIVAPSDMMDGRVSYIRSMLDQSGWRQVLILSYSVKYASSLYSPFRDALGSHVQLGDKCNYQMNPTNVLEALLECSLDEQEGADILMIKPAGFYLDVLHRVRQNTTLPLAAYQVSGEYSMIAAASTLGGGDKEAILYESLIAIKRSGADMVISYGTPRILEMLSQ, translated from the coding sequence ATGAGTTCCTTAGGGTTGCTTAGACGGCCGCGTAGAAATAGGAAAACTAAAGCTATCAGAGATCTAGTAGCAGAAACTTGCTTACTTCCCCAAGATTTTATTTGTCCTTTTTTTATTAAAGAGGGGAAGAATCTTAAGGAGGAAATCCCTACTCTTCCACAAGTATACCGATGGAGCCTGGATCTCTTACTTAAAGAGATCGAAAGATTATGTTTATTAGGTCTACGTGCTGTTATTCTATTTCCTGTAATTCCAGATCATTTAAAAGATGCCTATGGTTCCTACTCTTCGAATCCTAAAAACATTTTGTGTCGAGGTATTTTTGAGATTAAGAAAGCCTTTCCTCATCTATGTGTAATCAGTGATATTGCTTTGGATCCTTATACTACTCATGGTCATGATGGTATTTTAGATTTAGACACTGGTGAGGTTCTTAATGATGAAAGTGTAAGAATATTTGGAAATATCGCAACTTTACATGCAGAAATGGGGGTAGATATTGTTGCTCCTAGTGATATGATGGATGGGAGAGTATCTTATATTCGTTCTATGTTAGATCAGTCAGGTTGGCGCCAAGTTTTGATTCTTTCTTATAGTGTTAAATATGCTTCTTCTTTGTACAGTCCTTTTCGGGATGCTTTAGGCTCTCATGTGCAACTAGGGGATAAATGTAATTATCAAATGAACCCAACAAATGTTTTAGAAGCTTTGTTAGAGTGTTCTTTAGATGAACAGGAGGGGGCAGATATATTAATGATCAAACCCGCAGGATTTTATCTTGATGTTTTACATCGTGTACGTCAGAACACGACATTACCTTTAGCTGCTTACCAGGTGAGTGGGGAATACTCTATGATAGCAGCAGCCTCCACATTAGGGGGAGGGGATAAAGAGGCTATATTATATGAATCCTTGATAGCAATTAAACGTTCTGGAGCTGATATGGTGATTTCTTATGGAACGCCTAGGATATTAGAAATGCTATCTCAATAG